Proteins encoded together in one Neisseria lactamica window:
- the hisH gene encoding imidazole glycerol phosphate synthase subunit HisH — protein sequence MQTAIIDYGMGNLHSVLKSVRTAGQLAGKNAEIFLSSDPDRVSRADKVIFPGQGAMPDCMAALKRGGLDEAVKDALKNKPFFGICVGAQLLFDHSEEGNTDGLGWFGGKVRRFGRDLRDRQGCRLKVPHMGWNTVRQTQNHPLFKDIPQDTRFYFVHSYYFAPENPETILGESDYPSPFACIVGKDNVFATQFHTEKSHDAGLTMLKNFLNW from the coding sequence ATGCAAACCGCCATTATCGATTACGGTATGGGCAACCTGCATTCCGTATTGAAATCCGTCCGGACGGCGGGGCAGCTTGCCGGAAAAAATGCCGAAATCTTTTTAAGCAGCGACCCCGACCGCGTGTCCCGCGCCGACAAAGTCATTTTTCCCGGGCAGGGCGCGATGCCCGACTGTATGGCGGCATTAAAACGCGGCGGCTTGGACGAGGCAGTCAAAGATGCCTTAAAAAACAAACCCTTTTTCGGAATCTGCGTCGGCGCGCAACTCTTATTCGACCACAGCGAAGAAGGAAACACCGACGGCTTGGGCTGGTTCGGCGGCAAAGTCAGACGCTTTGGGCGCGACCTCCGCGACCGGCAGGGATGCCGTCTGAAAGTCCCGCATATGGGCTGGAACACCGTGCGCCAAACCCAAAACCACCCGCTGTTTAAAGATATTCCCCAAGACACGCGTTTTTACTTCGTCCACAGCTACTATTTCGCCCCCGAAAATCCCGAAACCATATTGGGCGAAAGCGACTACCCGTCCCCGTTTGCCTGCATCGTCGGCAAAGACAACGTATTCGCCACGCAATTTCACACCGAAAAAAGCCACGATGCCGGGCTGACGATGTTGAAAAACTTTTTAAACTGGTAA